The Antarcticibacterium sp. 1MA-6-2 genome has a window encoding:
- a CDS encoding LamG-like jellyroll fold domain-containing protein, whose amino-acid sequence MSTDLLSGSFADKNNPTTTFTGAQGTYTLRWTVPCGGSDDVKISVSFCSTLDFDGINDHIIFGDHFNPSENFALEAWIKPNPNTSGGIKTILSKRNISGLAEGGYDLIIENNIPKFRWNNSTLVSQYPIGTDRWYHIAVIKGGIDEGLYVDGIKVNASGTSPGVPLPVVHPFLVGAAYNTATPANPLNYFHGWIEEVRIWNVALTLEQLHFMMNQRLQNNSDKVKGVEIPFNVPGELSWTSLSGYYQMEKVENGYTLGEVTNSPKGNLINITTIQERTAPLPYISTRAGSWFSDATWLRPQVWDPPGSKGIDGTTVIDWNIASISHNINSGGKNIKLLGLLSKTGKLTIANPGEALNEKNSGQSLTITHYLQLNGSIDLVGESQLLQTDILSREDIEPEDTALPQSIISVLAESSSGFIERDQQGTANSYNYNYWSSPVSLRGTPNNSTYTIASVMLDGTNSSTPKGLSFGGPYWFADGAFTTPRKVSNYWLNKFRGTANVYSEWKRISQFDTLRAGEGYTMKGTSGAAAIEDRQNYVFTGKPNNGTISLTVGQEQNYLLGNPYPSAIDVNKFILDNLSSSDVSGATNTANIFNGAVYFWDHFSGGDTHILKEYIGGYATRNLIGGVPAISSDERVMANDSIGNKIPGRYIPVGQGFFINTSYYPEDAMDVTVVGGNVIFRNSQRDFVRETSGNEGGSLFLKPEVHSKSTEKTDLRPKIRLDFKSPLNYNRQIFVGADPNTTDGFDLGYDAALNDNVPEDMYWLINYGEYVIQGVPDFNLNRVLPLGIKTTEEGDLTIKLNKVENLDEKVNIFVKDLENKTFWNLKKGDFTINLDPGFYHERFQIVFKEDVVSEIPDEKEEPQKPGEGTGEEKPGEEVNGEISIKYISDLKELVIQNPKQVEIIDVSIYSLGGQILEDHKNLQNPKEIVLPVRNYSSAVYLVKLTTPLGVIQKKIIINN is encoded by the coding sequence TTGTCAACGGACCTGCTTAGTGGATCTTTTGCCGACAAGAATAATCCCACAACCACATTTACAGGTGCCCAGGGAACATATACTTTGAGATGGACTGTTCCCTGTGGAGGTAGTGATGATGTCAAAATTTCGGTTAGTTTCTGCAGTACTTTGGATTTTGATGGTATTAATGATCATATTATTTTTGGAGATCATTTTAACCCTTCTGAAAATTTTGCTCTTGAAGCCTGGATCAAACCCAATCCCAATACTTCCGGCGGTATAAAGACTATTTTATCCAAACGCAATATTTCCGGATTAGCTGAAGGAGGATATGATCTTATTATAGAAAATAATATTCCAAAATTTAGATGGAACAACAGCACTCTTGTCTCTCAATATCCCATTGGGACAGACAGGTGGTATCATATTGCTGTAATTAAAGGTGGAATAGACGAAGGTTTATATGTCGATGGAATTAAAGTAAATGCCAGCGGCACATCCCCCGGAGTACCATTGCCTGTTGTTCATCCCTTCCTTGTAGGTGCTGCATACAATACTGCTACTCCTGCCAACCCTCTTAATTATTTCCATGGTTGGATAGAGGAGGTGAGAATTTGGAATGTTGCACTTACCCTGGAACAGCTTCACTTCATGATGAATCAAAGACTCCAAAATAACTCCGATAAAGTTAAGGGTGTGGAAATACCTTTCAATGTGCCCGGAGAACTCTCGTGGACTTCCCTATCCGGGTATTACCAAATGGAAAAGGTTGAAAATGGTTATACTTTGGGAGAAGTGACCAATAGTCCAAAAGGTAATTTGATTAATATTACGACCATACAGGAAAGAACCGCTCCTTTACCTTATATTTCAACCCGTGCAGGAAGCTGGTTCAGCGATGCTACCTGGTTAAGACCGCAGGTGTGGGATCCTCCGGGAAGCAAAGGAATTGACGGTACTACAGTTATAGACTGGAATATCGCCAGTATTTCCCACAACATTAATTCCGGTGGTAAAAACATTAAACTTCTGGGATTACTTTCCAAAACGGGAAAATTAACGATTGCAAATCCCGGGGAAGCATTAAACGAAAAGAATTCCGGTCAAAGTCTCACGATTACCCATTATCTTCAGTTAAATGGATCGATTGACCTGGTTGGAGAATCACAGTTATTACAAACAGATATTCTTTCCAGAGAAGACATAGAGCCTGAAGATACAGCTCTGCCCCAAAGTATAATAAGCGTCTTAGCGGAGTCCAGCTCTGGATTTATTGAAAGAGACCAGCAGGGAACAGCCAATAGTTATAATTATAACTACTGGTCTTCCCCCGTGTCCCTGCGGGGGACTCCCAATAACTCCACCTATACTATAGCATCTGTTATGCTTGACGGAACAAATTCCAGTACTCCAAAAGGCCTGAGTTTTGGAGGACCCTATTGGTTTGCTGACGGTGCTTTTACTACCCCAAGGAAAGTGAGTAATTATTGGTTGAATAAATTTAGGGGCACTGCCAACGTATATAGTGAATGGAAAAGAATTAGCCAATTTGACACTTTAAGGGCAGGAGAAGGCTATACTATGAAAGGTACTTCCGGGGCTGCAGCTATAGAAGATCGACAAAATTATGTCTTTACAGGAAAACCTAATAACGGAACAATTTCTTTAACGGTGGGACAGGAGCAAAATTATCTTTTGGGGAATCCATACCCATCGGCGATTGATGTGAATAAATTTATTCTGGACAACCTTAGCAGTTCTGATGTAAGTGGAGCAACAAACACTGCTAATATTTTTAATGGAGCAGTGTATTTCTGGGATCATTTTTCCGGTGGAGACACTCACATATTAAAAGAATATATTGGCGGTTATGCTACGCGAAATTTAATAGGTGGAGTTCCGGCCATCTCAAGTGACGAACGGGTTATGGCAAATGATAGCATTGGAAATAAAATCCCAGGACGGTATATTCCTGTAGGACAGGGATTTTTCATCAATACTTCTTATTATCCTGAAGATGCCATGGATGTAACCGTAGTTGGAGGAAACGTTATATTTAGAAATTCACAGCGGGATTTCGTACGGGAGACCAGTGGTAATGAAGGTGGTTCCCTTTTCCTTAAACCTGAAGTTCATTCAAAATCTACTGAGAAAACAGATCTCCGTCCAAAGATTCGACTTGATTTTAAATCACCTCTCAACTATAACCGACAAATCTTTGTAGGTGCTGATCCTAATACTACAGATGGTTTTGATCTTGGATATGATGCTGCTTTAAATGACAATGTTCCCGAAGATATGTACTGGCTCATTAATTATGGCGAATATGTTATCCAGGGAGTACCTGATTTTAATCTGAACAGAGTGCTGCCTTTAGGAATTAAAACAACAGAGGAGGGAGATTTGACTATAAAGCTTAACAAAGTTGAAAATCTTGATGAGAAGGTTAATATTTTTGTGAAGGATCTTGAAAATAAGACTTTCTGGAATCTTAAAAAAGGAGACTTTACAATAAACCTTGATCCTGGGTTCTACCACGAAAGATTTCAAATTGTCTTTAAAGAAGATGTAGTATCTGAAATACCTGATGAAAAAGAGGAACCTCAAAAACCTGGAGAAGGCACGGGAGAAGAAAAGCCAGGGGAAGAGGTAAATGGGGAAATTTCTATAAAATACATTTCCGATTTAAAAGAACTGGTTATACAAAATCCAAAACAGGTAGAGATCATAGATGTATCAATTTACAGCCTTGGAGGCCAAATCCTGGAAGATCATAAGAACCTTCAAAATCCTAAAGAAATTGTACTTCCCGTTCGTAACTATAGTTCTGCAGTATACCTTGTAAAATTGACCACTCCTTTGGGTGTTATACAGAAGAAGATTATCATAAACAACTAA
- a CDS encoding SprB repeat-containing protein: MVQVTVQLPRAVSGGTGTYQYKLNNGNFGSAKSFSNLSAGTYTITVKDANACEASQEVIVTQPDALSMAAPAFTPVSCHGGNDGTITTGTVSGGTGSYQYKLNNGTFKSANTFTNLSAGTYTITVKDANACITSQEVMVTEPEILSATVSFTDITCNTANDGTISILSPIGGSGAYQYSINSGTSWQDSGIFTNLSDGTYPTLIRDKSHPNCRISLDTHLEITRPFTLRGDISGENVSCNGGSDGSIIISNATGGYDSYEFSINGTTWQTSEIFDNLPVGTYSVQIRDAVNQGCTEILDPAFEITEPAELSATIVSKTDVLCNGYATGAVTVSATGGTAPYTYSWGSLGAGDTKTDLPAGTYSVTVKDANGCTTAPLSVTITQPETFVEITSVYTTSGCYQQNNGTARVEVSGGTGNYSFLWSNGQTTQTATGLAPGNHTVIVKDGNGCEKARTVTVSTPTQLKITGFLTTETTSWGSATGTATAQVSGGSPNYTFKWTGVGSNSQTGQTAHNLPAGTYTITVTDANGCNVTKEVTIIDALDAIIIPTSICEDDENLIRTSYFKVDNLTARGGTGPYTYQWNFGKASTPSTATGPGIHRVEYSEIGDKTISVIVTDSKGLKFTQTIIQYVGGCFADDCGSNDLSADDYFIGDSNGNEITTANCDDVQQKYLYVRVPSSPHRYSLYIEYIYSLENIDTGVKENFKDFGCFYDRTDIPDVAQTIPIDYSCGKILKIEGIYFTFSNNKKWKCGEGPDPKCYSTNNEATVRSPLYAVAFPNELLCNGGINGVINARASGGSGAYTYKLLSSTGSTVRNAQTSSSFTGLPAGKYKVVVNDGVENYTTVEVEIRQPSNPLSLKLTSETGITCYMGSDGTATVLAEGGTPNSTGDPYIYVWSNGQTTATATNLTAGEYTVRVIDANGCELTLPVQIAQPAQILAVAGPDQTLYCGTTTTQLEAVYTSEVTPGQTGEWTIVNGPA; encoded by the coding sequence ATGGTGCAAGTGACGGTACAGTTACCGCGTGCTGTATCTGGTGGAACCGGAACTTACCAATATAAATTAAACAATGGCAACTTCGGAAGTGCCAAATCGTTTTCAAACCTTTCCGCAGGAACTTATACCATAACAGTTAAGGATGCTAACGCCTGTGAAGCTTCTCAGGAGGTTATTGTTACTCAACCTGACGCTCTTAGCATGGCTGCTCCAGCATTTACTCCGGTAAGCTGCCATGGTGGAAATGACGGAACAATTACAACAGGAACAGTGTCCGGTGGAACCGGATCTTATCAGTACAAACTAAACAATGGCACCTTCAAAAGTGCAAATACTTTTACCAATCTTTCTGCAGGTACATATACTATAACAGTTAAGGATGCTAATGCCTGTATTACTTCTCAGGAGGTAATGGTAACGGAACCGGAGATTTTAAGCGCCACAGTTTCTTTTACTGATATTACCTGTAATACTGCAAACGATGGTACAATATCTATTTTATCTCCTATAGGTGGTTCAGGTGCTTACCAATACAGTATAAACAGTGGTACATCCTGGCAGGACTCCGGAATTTTTACCAATTTGAGTGACGGTACCTACCCAACCTTAATAAGAGATAAATCTCATCCCAATTGTAGAATCTCCCTGGACACGCACCTGGAGATTACCCGCCCTTTTACACTAAGGGGTGATATTTCCGGTGAGAACGTGAGCTGTAATGGGGGTTCTGATGGTAGTATAATTATCTCCAACGCTACGGGGGGATATGATTCATACGAGTTTAGCATAAATGGCACTACCTGGCAAACAAGTGAAATCTTTGACAATTTACCTGTAGGAACTTATTCAGTTCAAATTCGTGATGCGGTAAATCAGGGTTGCACAGAAATTTTGGATCCGGCATTTGAAATTACTGAACCCGCTGAACTATCTGCAACTATTGTGTCTAAAACCGATGTTTTGTGTAATGGTTATGCTACAGGAGCAGTTACTGTTTCGGCCACCGGGGGGACTGCTCCCTATACATATTCATGGGGTTCATTAGGAGCAGGGGATACAAAGACTGATCTGCCTGCAGGAACATATTCGGTAACAGTAAAAGATGCTAATGGTTGTACAACTGCACCTCTTTCCGTTACTATTACCCAGCCGGAGACCTTTGTAGAAATTACATCTGTTTATACCACATCCGGTTGTTACCAGCAAAATAACGGAACTGCAAGAGTAGAAGTTAGCGGTGGAACAGGAAATTACTCCTTCTTATGGAGCAATGGGCAAACAACTCAAACTGCTACCGGACTTGCTCCCGGAAATCATACGGTAATAGTAAAAGACGGAAATGGCTGTGAAAAAGCCAGAACTGTAACGGTGTCTACTCCTACTCAATTGAAGATCACCGGATTTTTGACTACTGAAACCACATCCTGGGGATCGGCAACAGGAACTGCAACTGCACAGGTTAGTGGGGGAAGTCCTAATTATACTTTTAAATGGACAGGTGTTGGAAGCAATAGCCAAACAGGGCAAACAGCTCACAACCTTCCTGCCGGGACTTATACGATCACAGTAACCGATGCCAATGGGTGTAACGTTACTAAAGAAGTAACCATAATAGATGCTCTGGATGCCATTATAATTCCCACCTCAATTTGTGAAGATGATGAAAATTTAATTAGAACCTCCTATTTTAAAGTAGATAATCTTACTGCCAGAGGGGGAACAGGTCCTTATACTTACCAGTGGAATTTTGGTAAGGCAAGTACACCATCGACGGCAACGGGTCCAGGAATTCATCGTGTAGAATATTCAGAAATTGGTGACAAAACTATTTCTGTTATAGTTACTGATTCAAAAGGCCTGAAGTTTACACAAACTATAATACAGTATGTAGGTGGCTGTTTTGCCGATGATTGTGGTTCAAATGATTTGAGTGCAGACGACTATTTCATCGGTGATAGTAATGGTAACGAAATTACTACTGCAAATTGCGATGATGTCCAGCAAAAATATCTTTACGTAAGGGTACCGAGCAGCCCGCATAGATATTCCTTATACATAGAATATATTTATTCCCTTGAGAATATTGATACTGGAGTAAAGGAAAATTTTAAAGATTTTGGCTGTTTTTATGATCGTACAGATATTCCCGACGTAGCACAAACCATCCCTATTGATTATAGTTGTGGAAAAATTTTAAAAATAGAAGGTATTTATTTTACCTTCTCCAATAATAAAAAATGGAAATGTGGAGAAGGTCCCGACCCTAAATGCTATTCTACTAACAATGAAGCAACGGTAAGATCTCCTTTATATGCTGTAGCATTTCCTAATGAGCTTCTATGTAATGGAGGAATAAACGGAGTAATAAATGCCAGAGCGTCTGGAGGAAGTGGAGCTTATACTTATAAATTGCTTTCTTCTACAGGAAGTACCGTTAGAAATGCCCAAACTTCAAGCAGCTTTACAGGACTTCCCGCAGGAAAATATAAAGTTGTTGTTAATGACGGAGTAGAAAATTACACTACTGTCGAAGTGGAAATTCGACAACCCTCTAACCCCCTTTCTTTGAAGTTGACTTCAGAAACAGGTATTACCTGTTATATGGGCAGTGATGGTACTGCTACTGTCCTTGCTGAAGGAGGAACTCCTAATTCTACAGGAGACCCTTATATCTATGTTTGGAGTAACGGCCAAACAACAGCAACAGCAACAAACTTAACTGCAGGAGAATATACTGTTAGAGTCATTGATGCTAATGGATGTGAGTTGACTTTACCTGTACAAATTGCACAACCTGCACAAATTCTTGCAGTCGCAGGACCTGATCAAACCTTATATTGTGGAACTACCACTACACAATTAGAAGCAGTTTATACTTCTGAAGTAACTCCAGGGCAGACAGGGGAATGGACTATTGTCAACGGACCTGCTTAG
- a CDS encoding SprB repeat-containing protein — protein sequence MPLIPSPGPNLAKQQKQFPTCLLSSYTITVTDKEGSSTSKTFEVTEPAPLQISPSTTTEVSCHGASDGSITAGTVSGGTAPFEYFLNGDFSSTNTFSGLTEGTYTLTVKDANACEISQEIIVSQPEALTMAAPSFTAISCNGGNDGTVTAGTVSGGTGSYQYKLNDGTFGSTNSFSNLSAGNYILTVRDQNECETSQEVTVTQPDALSMTAPSYTAVSCNGGNDGTVTAGTVSGGTGFYQYKINDSTFGSENSFPDLSAGNYIITVRDQNECETSQEVTVTQPDALILAAPTSTGVSCNGASDGTVTACCIWWNRNLPI from the coding sequence TTGCCCCTTATACCTTCACCTGGACCGAACTTAGCCAAACAACAGAAACAGTTTCCAACCTGCCTGTTAAGTTCCTATACCATCACTGTAACTGATAAAGAGGGAAGTTCTACATCCAAAACCTTTGAAGTTACAGAACCCGCTCCCTTACAAATTTCTCCTTCCACTACAACAGAAGTAAGTTGTCATGGAGCTAGTGATGGTTCTATTACAGCAGGAACCGTTTCCGGAGGAACAGCGCCTTTTGAATATTTTTTAAATGGAGATTTTAGTTCTACGAACACCTTCTCGGGACTTACAGAAGGAACTTATACTCTTACAGTTAAAGATGCTAATGCGTGTGAAATCTCTCAGGAAATTATCGTTTCTCAACCTGAAGCTCTTACCATGGCTGCTCCGTCTTTTACTGCAATTAGCTGCAATGGTGGGAATGATGGAACTGTAACAGCAGGAACTGTTTCCGGAGGAACTGGATCTTACCAGTATAAACTAAATGATGGCACCTTTGGAAGTACAAATTCATTTTCAAACCTTTCTGCTGGAAATTATATATTAACTGTTAGGGATCAAAACGAATGTGAAACTTCTCAGGAAGTAACAGTAACTCAACCTGATGCTCTTAGTATGACTGCTCCGTCATATACGGCTGTCAGCTGCAATGGCGGGAATGATGGAACTGTAACAGCAGGAACTGTTTCTGGAGGAACGGGATTTTATCAGTATAAAATTAATGATAGCACCTTCGGAAGTGAAAATTCATTTCCAGACCTTTCCGCTGGAAATTATATAATAACCGTTAGGGATCAAAACGAATGTGAAACTTCTCAGGAAGTAACAGTAACTCAACCTGATGCACTTATCCTTGCTGCCCCAACTTCTACAGGGGTTAGCTGTAATGGTGCAAGTGACGGTACAGTTACCGCGTGCTGTATCTGGTGGAACCGGAACTTACCAATATAA
- a CDS encoding SprB repeat-containing protein, with product MGKITFLARTSLLIIFLLGSSLSFLTAKNTKTVEITISGTVLDVSCSGVNDGSISVNISGGVAPYTFTWTELSQTTETVSNLPVKFLYHHCN from the coding sequence ATGGGAAAAATTACTTTTCTGGCAAGAACCTCTTTGCTAATAATTTTTCTTTTAGGTTCTTCCCTCTCCTTTTTAACGGCAAAAAATACAAAGACAGTGGAAATTACCATTTCCGGAACTGTCCTGGATGTATCTTGTTCCGGCGTTAATGACGGGAGTATCTCTGTTAATATTTCCGGAGGGGTTGCCCCTTATACCTTCACCTGGACCGAACTTAGCCAAACAACAGAAACAGTTTCCAACCTGCCTGTTAAGTTCCTATACCATCACTGTAACTGA
- a CDS encoding T9SS type A sorting domain-containing protein has protein sequence MKNYSAGVYIAKLYSESTVITKKIIIQN, from the coding sequence GTGAAGAATTACAGTGCAGGTGTTTATATAGCTAAATTATATTCTGAAAGTACAGTGATAACAAAGAAAATTATAATTCAAAATTAA